DNA from Sphingomonas sp. R1:
CCGCGCGATCGCACGCGTGGTGTGCTCGACATATTTGAGGTCCGGCTCGAGATGCCGGGTGAGCGGCGTTGGCACGCAGATCAGCAGCACGTCCACTTCGCCCAGCCGGTCGAGATCGGCGGTGGCGGCGATGCGCTGCTCGGCGACCAGCGGCGCGATACGGTCGCCGGGGATGTGCTTGATATAGCTCTCGCCGCGGTTGAGCGCGACGACCTTCTCGGGATCGAGGTCGAAGCCGAGGACCGAGCACCCGGCCTCGCCGAATGCTACCGCCAGCGGCAGGCCGACATAGCCCATGCCGATCACGCCGATCGTCGCCGTGCGGCTTTCAATCCGGGCTTGCAGCGTCAGTCCGTGCGCCGGCCATTCAAAGGTCATGTGGTCCGCTCCATTCGGGAGCGGCCCTCATGCACCAGCGCCGGTTTCAGCTTTGATAATGCTCCAGATACCAACGCACGAACTTGGCGACACCTTCCGCCGGCGTGGTGGAGGGGGCGTAGCCGGTGAGGCGGCGCAGCAGATCCGACGATGCTTCGGTCGCCGGCACGTCGCCGGCCTGCATCGGCAGGAAGTTCTTGATCGCGGTGCGTCCCAGCGCGCTCTCGGCCGCGCCGATATAGTCCATCAGCGGGGTCGGGCGACCGGCACCGATATTGACGATCCGGAAGGGCGCGGCGGGGGAGAGGCTGTCGCCCTCGACGGACACTTCGCCCGGCACGGCATCGATCAAGCGGACGATCGATTCGGCAAGATCGTCGATGAAGGTGAAGTCCCGCACCATCTCGCCATTGTTGTACACGTCGATCGGCTCGCCGGCGAGAATGGCGCGGGTGAACTTGAACAGCGCCATGTCCGGCCGTCCCCAGGGGCCATAGACCGTGAAGAAGCGGAAGAAGGTCATCGGCGTGCGGAACAGGTGTGCATAGCTGTGGCCCATGAGCTCGGTCGCGCCCTTGGTGGCGGCGTAAAGGCTCATCGGCGTGGCGGTGCGCTGGGTCTCGCCGAACGGCATGTCGGTATTGGCGCCATAGACCGAGCTGGTGGACGCCGCGAGGAAGTGGCGCACCGGATGGTGGCGTGCCAGCTCGAGCAGGTTGAACGTGCCGATGACGTTGGCGCCGATATAGCTGGCGGGCTGCTCGATGCTGAAGCGCACGCCGGCCTGCGCGGCGAGGTGGATCACGACGTCCGGCTCGAACGCTCCCCAGGCCGCCGCGAGCGCGCTCTGGTCCTCGATCGAGATCCGCGCCACCTGGAAGTTGGGGTGGTTGGACAGCATGTCGTTGCGCGCTTCCTTGAGCGCGACGTCATAATAGTCCGAAAAATTGTCGATGCCGAGCACCGTGGCGCCCGCCTGGAGCAGGCGGCTGGCGGTATGAAAGCCGATGAACCCGGCCGATCCGGTGACGAGCACGCGGGGGGAAGAGGCGGTGGGTTCGGGCATGGTGGTTCCTGTCGATTGGCGGGGCGGTGTTCCCTAGCCCGGCGCTCCTTACCGGACCGTTCCCGTGCCGCAAGCCGGGCAGCCGGGGTCCTTGGGCAAGTGGAGCGTACGGAAGCGAAGGGCCAATGCGTCGACCAGCAGCAGCTTGCCGGCGGTGTCGTCGCCGAACGGCGTGATCGCGCGGATCACCTCCAGTGCGGCGAGACTGCCCAGGATGCCGGTCAGCGCGCCCAGCACGCCCTGTTCGGAGCAGCTGACACCCTCGCGCTCGGGATCCTGGCCGACGAAGCAGCGATAGCAGGGCTTGTCGGCCTCCCAGCCGCGAAAGGTTCCGAGCTGGCCCTCGAACTCGGCGACCGCCGAGGAGACGAGCGGCACCCGCGCAGCGAGCGCCGCATCGGCGACCGCGAGGCGGGTCGAGAAATTGTCGGTGCCGTCCAGCACGACGTGATGGGCGGTAAGAAGGGCGGGCGCGTCCTCGCCGGACAGGCGGCGGGCCTCGATGGTCACGGCGACGTTGGGATTGATTGCGGTAACGCGCTTGGCGGCGGTCTCCGCCTTCCCCGCGCCAATGTCGGCAGTGGCGAACAGGACTTGGCGCTGCAGATTGGAGCGATCGACCACATCGTCGTCGACGATCGTCAGCGCGCCCACCCCCGCGGCAGCGAGATACTGGATCGCCGGGGCGCCGATGCCGCCCGCCCCGATCACCAATACCCGCGCTGCCTTGAGCTTCGCCTGCCCGGTGCCGCCCACCTCGCGCAGGATGATGTGGCGGGCGTAGCGCTCCAACTCCTCGTCGGACAGTGTCATTTCGGCCAGGTGAAGGTGACGGTCGCGCGATACCATTGGTCGGCGCCGGCCATGCGTGGCAGCAGGTTGCCGCGCGCTGCACCCGCCACCATCGCCGCGGCATATTGCTCGATCGAGGGGCACTGCATCGCCCGCGGCACCGTCGTGCGGATATTGTCCTGCGTATCGACCAGCACCGCCACGTCGACGCTCAGCGTCAACCCCGGGCCGATGGCCAGCGGGCATTTGCGGGCAACCACCTCGCTCGCGACGAAGCCGAGCATCTCCGGCGTGATCTGAGGCTCGCTGCGATAGGGCAGCGGCGGCAGCGATTGCCAGTCGATGCGCGGCGGCGTCGCCTGCAGCGCCATGCCCAGGGCGATGACGCCGATCACCGACCGGTGGAGCCGAAGCCGCCGGTGCCGCGCACGGTTTCGTCCAGATTGTGCACTTCGTCGAGGTCGGCACGCTGCACCGGCGCCGGCACCAATTGCGCGATCCGGTCGCCGCGCGCGATCGGGAAGTCCTCGCTGCCCAGATTGGCGAGGATCACCTTCACCTCGCCGCGATAGTCGCTGTCGATCGTGCCCGGCGTGTTGAGGCAGGTGATGCCGTGCTTGAGCGCCAGGCCGGAACGTGGGCGTACTTGCACCTCATAGCCGGCGGGAATCGCCATGGCGAAGCCCGTGGCGACGGCATGGCGGGCGCCGGGGGCCAGCGTCAGCGCTTCGGCGGCAACCACATCCATACCCGCGGCGCCGTCGGTGGCGTAGCGGGGGAGGGGAAGGTTCTCGCCATGGGGCAGGCGCTGGATCGCGATGCGGATCGGCGGCAGCAAGGTCAGCCTTTCGTGGGAAGTGCCGCCGCCAGCCGGGTGGTGGCGGCCAACACTTCGGGATCGTTGAGCAAATCATGTCCCCGTCCGGGGACGATCCTGAGATCGGTAGCGATGCCGCGAAGCGCAAGGGCTTCGGCATAGGCGCGGGA
Protein-coding regions in this window:
- the dut gene encoding dUTP diphosphatase, coding for MLPPIRIAIQRLPHGENLPLPRYATDGAAGMDVVAAEALTLAPGARHAVATGFAMAIPAGYEVQVRPRSGLALKHGITCLNTPGTIDSDYRGEVKVILANLGSEDFPIARGDRIAQLVPAPVQRADLDEVHNLDETVRGTGGFGSTGR
- a CDS encoding NAD-dependent epimerase/dehydratase family protein — its product is MPEPTASSPRVLVTGSAGFIGFHTASRLLQAGATVLGIDNFSDYYDVALKEARNDMLSNHPNFQVARISIEDQSALAAAWGAFEPDVVIHLAAQAGVRFSIEQPASYIGANVIGTFNLLELARHHPVRHFLAASTSSVYGANTDMPFGETQRTATPMSLYAATKGATELMGHSYAHLFRTPMTFFRFFTVYGPWGRPDMALFKFTRAILAGEPIDVYNNGEMVRDFTFIDDLAESIVRLIDAVPGEVSVEGDSLSPAAPFRIVNIGAGRPTPLMDYIGAAESALGRTAIKNFLPMQAGDVPATEASSDLLRRLTGYAPSTTPAEGVAKFVRWYLEHYQS
- a CDS encoding HesA/MoeB/ThiF family protein: MTLSDEELERYARHIILREVGGTGQAKLKAARVLVIGAGGIGAPAIQYLAAAGVGALTIVDDDVVDRSNLQRQVLFATADIGAGKAETAAKRVTAINPNVAVTIEARRLSGEDAPALLTAHHVVLDGTDNFSTRLAVADAALAARVPLVSSAVAEFEGQLGTFRGWEADKPCYRCFVGQDPEREGVSCSEQGVLGALTGILGSLAALEVIRAITPFGDDTAGKLLLVDALALRFRTLHLPKDPGCPACGTGTVR